The genomic DNA TCGCCCGGCGTGAAGAATTCCGGCAGCGCCTGGGGCGGCGGCACGCGCACCTGGGCGCCGGTCATGCGGGCGAGCTGCGCGGGCAGATCGAGGGTGGGGGGGCGGGTGTCCGGCGGAATCAGCAGCACGCGGGGCGAGGGGGGCATCCTGTCCAGCCTAGAGCACCGGACGCAGCACGCGCCCCACCGGTCGGCGGGGCGCGTGCTGCGTCGGCGGGTTCAGGCAGCCAGGGGTTTGGTGCGGGTGTCCTTCCAGATGCCGCGGCTGCCGGCGTGCAGCGTGCCGGGCCGTGCGGCGGGGGAGGGCGTCGGGAGGGAGCGGGGCTGCGGCCCGGCGGGCAGGATCAGTGTGGGCGTCTGCATGGGGGCCTCAGCGGAATTTCCCGGCGAGCGCGCCGACGTTCAGCGTTCCGGCGCCCAGCTGGAGGTTGAAGAGTAGGTCCTGGTTGAGCGTGGCGCTGGCCTTCACGGCGGTGATCACGGACGCGCTGCTGGCGCCGGTGGACAGCGCCAGGGCCAGCGCGCCGGCCACGGCGGGGGCCGCGAAGGACGTGCCGCTGGCCTTCACCAGGCGGGCATCGGGGTAGGTCGTGAGCACGAGTTCGCCCGGCGCGGTCATGGACATGTTGGCGCCGTACTGCGTGAACGCCGACTTCTGCAGGCCCAGCGTCACGCTGCCGACCGCGAACAGGCCGCTGTTCACGCCGAAGGTGGTCCCCAGACCGGCGCCGGGATACACGATGCCCTGCGTGCCGGCGTTCCCGCTGGAGTTCACGACCAGGACACCCTGCGCCAGCGCCGCGCTGATCGCGGTGTTCAGCGCGACCGAGTTGCTGGTCGAGCCGAGCGACAGGTTGATCACGCGGGCGCCGACGCTGACCGCGCGGTTCACGGCCGCCGTGACATTCGAGATCCTGCCGGAGCCGTCCGGCGCCAGGGCGCGCATGGGAATCACCTTGGCGTTCGGGGCGATCTGCAGGACGATTCCCGCGACTGCGGTGCCGTGGCCGTACTTGCCGCCCGTGTTCTCCTCCTGGGGGTTCCCGTCGCCGCCCACGTAGTCCCAGCCGCCTGCGCTGTCGATGCGGCCCTGCAGCAGCGGGTGGGCCATGTCAAGGCCGGTGTCGATCACGGCGACCTTCACGCCGCTGCCCAGCTCGGGAATCTTCTGCTGCGCGGTGGAGAGGCCGAGCCGGTTCCAGTAGGCCGTGGCCGAGGTCAGGTCGGTGTTGTTCAGGAAGCTCGTGCCGCCCGCCCACGTGATGGCCCCACCGGCCCACGTGGTCAGGCCGCCGGCCCAGGTGGTCAGGCCGCCGGCCCACGTGGTCGCGCCCAGCGCGTCCGCCTCGGGGTCGTCGGTCAGGACCTTCATCACGCCGTCGGGCTCCACGCCCAGCACGCCGGCGTCGAGGCTGCCCAGTGCCTGCGTGCTCATGCTGCCGGGCGCGAGGGTACCTGCGGTGGCGGCCGGCACGCTCAGCACGGCGCGGCCCGTCGTGTGGTCGAACACCAGCACCTGGGCGCCGCTCAGCGCCGCGCTCAGGGCCGCGCTGGTCACGCCCGGGCCGATCCGCAGCGTCACCAGCTGCCGGTCGCCGCCGGCGTCGGTGCCGGTCGGGGCGCCCACCGACGGCGTGGTGCCGCAGGCCGTGATCGCCATGGCCAGGACCGCCATCGACATGAGAGGGAAAGAACGGATGCGTTTGGTCATGGGCAGGGCCTCCGGGAAGAGCGGCTGGCCGCCTCACTGGCCACCAGGGTCTTCGAC from Deinococcus metalli includes the following:
- a CDS encoding S8 family serine peptidase yields the protein MAVLAMAITACGTTPSVGAPTGTDAGGDRQLVTLRIGPGVTSAALSAALSGAQVLVFDHTTGRAVLSVPAATAGTLAPGSMSTQALGSLDAGVLGVEPDGVMKVLTDDPEADALGATTWAGGLTTWAGGLTTWAGGAITWAGGTSFLNNTDLTSATAYWNRLGLSTAQQKIPELGSGVKVAVIDTGLDMAHPLLQGRIDSAGGWDYVGGDGNPQEENTGGKYGHGTAVAGIVLQIAPNAKVIPMRALAPDGSGRISNVTAAVNRAVSVGARVINLSLGSTSNSVALNTAISAALAQGVLVVNSSGNAGTQGIVYPGAGLGTTFGVNSGLFAVGSVTLGLQKSAFTQYGANMSMTAPGELVLTTYPDARLVKASGTSFAAPAVAGALALALSTGASSASVITAVKASATLNQDLLFNLQLGAGTLNVGALAGKFR